The Vanacampus margaritifer isolate UIUO_Vmar chromosome 16, RoL_Vmar_1.0, whole genome shotgun sequence genome includes the window TTGCGCTCCTGCCCCTGGAGCACAATGGGCGTGCTTTTACTCACGCAAGCGCAGCGTACATGCGCGCATgcggcaaagaaaaaaagaatgatatatttggcaaaataaaaaggaaaggtCAATCCCGAGAAGGGCTACTTACCGACTTCATGGCAGCTGCCATATCGTCATATCGCTCAGCCTGCTCGGCCAGCCTGGCCTTCTGCACCAGTTGCTCGCGGTCCACCATGTTGGATGTTGAGCGTGCTGTCGTTATGTGCACCGGACGTCTGAGGCTAACAAATTTGTCGCCGTGTGCTTTCTTTTCCAAATGGAGAGAGTAACGTTGTGTGCTCCTCTCGCCGCAGCTGCTGCCTGCTGTCTGAATCTGTGGGGCCTGCCGACGGGACACCCCTCCCACTCGGAGCACTTACCACGGGCTTGTCACCGCCCACCTGGGCGGGTCCTGGTGTTGTGATGTAACGAACCTGGCACCCCCACCTTTGTGCTACGTTACAGCTACTACAAGGTAACGACCGTAACGGGGTGAAGTAATGTATAGTAAAATAcacacagaggtggcaaaagtacttaagtagaagtaaAGATAGCTAGattatgtgtttaaaaaataaaaataaaaaaacagacggtggtaaaaaaaaaaaaaaaagtgattgtaCATCATTTAATTAGTGTGTCGAAACAGTAGTCCAAATAACAATGGCATCGAactccctgaaaaaaataaaaataaaaaataaatataaaaactgAAATACTCTGCACAGTGCCATCTGGTATTGGTTATCTAATGCAATTAATACTATTTTTAGAGATTATACtcaaatgcattataattatttttttatataaaatttggATATATTTCTGaacaacaaaatactgtatgtagttGAAAGAAACCAAAATTGTAGTTAATTTAATCTAAGATTTGAGTAAAATATTAAACTCATCTGCCGGGTTAAATTGGCAAACCTCACCTGGTTGGCTAAATTAACTACTGTTGGTATGGtgatatactgtaataataACCCAGCAGTGTGGTTAAAAATAATCCACGTTGGGTTATTTTGGACCCACTTATTTTTAGTAAATGGCAAGAGGTGGGATTTATTGtgttgtaccttctgccatctaatggaagAGCATAAAACTGTAAGATGACCAAAGATGAATTTGTTAGGGATGCCGATTCCTGGTATCGGTTTCGATTCAATGAgacccagccttatttcaaggtatcagtactcacaacggttacgatcaggaactataGTAATCAGAAATAAGAAGAATAGACAATTGTAAtaaatttcattcaattttaaggaataatattataggtctttctttaaaatgatctgtcaatGTTttctttgggggaaattttatgtatcaaagtGCTAGTAGTATTGGAACttagtatcggtattggtgactatCTGTGAGTTAAGTTTCAGCTTTTCAGTTGAGCAAAGTTTAATATTATTTCCTTATTGTCTTCTGTTGCACAACGAGAAGATGCAGATATATATAAGTCCACACACAAGTGGCAGAGAGACAAGTTGTTTGTTCTACTTCTGTTGGAATAGTTTctctattttaaacataataaaattatatattcagATGGTTCCAGTTATGATTAAAACATAATGCATATGGGGAGGTTGTTTCCGTCCCTGATAACACAATAAGGAATTGAATCAAACATCAAAAAGataacatatatttaaaaataagatttattttgtcaaacttattttgctaattTTGCAATACATGTATATAACTGTACGAGATTTGACCAAACACAcgtataataatttattttccacgGTAGCGAGCGATACAATATATTCACAAGCCAGTTATTCATGCATGGCTATATTTGCCTTAAGCGTTGTTGTTGGGGATCCTTGTTCCACTTTTACATTCTTTTATGTGTTACAATTGCTGTCATTTCAACAGAAATGTGGTTACATCTTTATTTTAGACCAAAAGTGGGGCAGAAAGAATAAAACTTttcttcattgaaaaaaaaaaaatctgtgttcaTCACATACAATGTGTGAATGCTGTATTCTGCCCTATCTTAACAGATTACAACCCCACCAATCAATAAAATGCAATGgataaattaacaaaatgtgTGATGTATTAGCGGTAAATGCAATTATTGTTGTCCAACCATATCTTTTGTTGGCATTTTAGCCATTGTCCAGCATTTAAATTACATACAATTGCAACTCCTAATGAGTTATAAAGTGCTTAATAGACATTAGATAACAATTTTGAGGCGTCGTATATTGTCACTACTGAGTAATTACGTGGGGCACGAATTCCAATGGTAGCGGAATAATCCCTTTGCGATGTAACAACTGTTATTTACATATTGTACACAAGTCCTGTATTTGGTGCGACTACTTTACCCATTCCGGAGGTGTGGTTCCTCTAAAATCATGACAGCGAGCAGGTGACACCGGCATCTTCTGAGTGGTCACAGTTGTGCACATCCCAGGCTATGTGGGAGCAATTGTGCAGGGAGACCTCTGTCCCATCGCACTTGAGATTGTCCAATAGGATCGTTCCTGTCCCTTGGCCAAAGTGCGCTTCCCCCCACGCCGCGATGGCCTCCCCGCAGCCGAGTTGACGGCACGCGACCTTGGCGTCGGGGATGTCCCACGCATCATCACACACCGTGCCCCATCCAGAATTGAAGAACATCTCCAAGCGACCTTCACATTCATGCTGACCATCAACCAGCCTTAGTGCTCCTACAGAAAGAAGGAACAATCTTGAAATAGCCAaacaaatagaagaaaaaaaaacacacacacattcctgtTCTTTTATGGTGCTGTGTAAATGAAGTGTAGACTTGCCTTCGGTAGATGGTGTGGAGGTGGTGGGATTCCTGGTAGCTGTCTCATCTGTTGTGTTGGTGAAGTCATTGAAGGGTATAACCgctgggaggggaaaaaaagttgaattatCTGCACTATATATTtactaacaaatataaaaactgTCCCTATCAttcaatattaaaatttggctgTGAGTTGAATTTAAATGCTAGTGagggttgtatttttataggcTGCGCTCGAGCATAAAAACTGCTGCATCTTGATTCTCGTGCCTTTGTTGCGACTGAAAACCTGATAATTTGGGGATGAAAGTCGGTCAAAACTAGTGCCTGCTCAGACCTGTCTAACTTTTGTCGGCAGGATGCTATTTTGGTGATTTTGAATGAGGTCCAGGCGGACAGACAGCATTTAAATGTGCCACGTGAAAATACCAAGACTCGGTCTAATCCACCGCCACATAGAGTTCAATATAGCTCACCGTGCCAGACTTGtgctgggcatgaaaatagagccTTGACTGGACAATAGTcacatttttgaatgaaaacattttatcatGCTGGCTAAAATATGCTGATGTTATATTTATAGTAAATgaactttaaagtggaagtcaaccccgcCCAAaaattcactcccagacatttttattgaagcaacctcctttgctctcggctgttttactggattatggctgattttgcaaagcccacagaatattatgttctattgctataaaaaaagtatatttttatcagttttcattttgcagcaattagcattacaatatagctaagttcttTCGTCATTATTCAGAAATGGGGCAAAGggatttttgcaacatggcccaggttgatctcgtatactcttctgccacctgctggccatttttgtaataactaccattgcttcaagcgttctcttcagttcagaggctgcatcaaagccttatgtatgctctagcataaaaaaatcatttgaaaaaaagcgtatgaatacatttttgggaccatggtaatatttaaaatagaacgtatttatacgtttttgggagcaaatttgttcatttgttctatgcagccccactagtctaaacacaggattatgattaatattgtttttgtggaaCAATAACTAAGTGGGAAGAACCTTTGCTGTTAACTCatcttccacaaacacaattcaGAAAACTATGTTTACACTAGTAAGGCTTCATAAAagatattgtaaagaaaaatcaTGATACAGACAAACCCTCTACTCAGTATTTGCCATTTTCTCGACACCGCATCATTCAAAGAGTTGTAGTCGCGCCTTACGTGTACAGATAACTCCAGCGTCCTCATGATGGCCACAGTTGTGTTGACCCACGCCAGAATGGGTGCACATGGAGAGGTGTGTTTCTTCGCCAGTACATTGCACATTGTCCAACAGGATGGCACCCGTACCGTAGCCGTAATAAGCTTGTGATTTCACATCAAGAGCCACACCACAGCCAAGCTGCCTACACACTACCACGGCATTGGCCATGTCCCAGCCATCGTCGCACACCGTACCCCATATAGAATTGTACTGCACTTCTATGCGACCCTGGCAGCTGTCGTACCCGTTCACCACACGGATAGCCATTGGTGCTGCACAGAAAGACACATTTATGATTACATTTTGGAAGATGTTTTTCCTAATCCACTGAGtacagttgaaatgaatgaaatggtGTTACCAACTAGGCAAGTACCTTTTGTCTGAGCAGCTGTGCGACTACTTGTTGTGAGTTCTGTAGCGGTGACATCAACATTTGTtactggaagaagaaaaaaaaaaggatgaaaagAAACCCCCAAAAGTTATGTTTCGTGGCACTGTGATATTGACAGGAAACCTGGAGGAGAAATGTCTCCTCCTTTTGGTCAACCAGCAAAGGTGCACATCTTTACAGTTAATGTTCATAGCTGTGGCCACTGATTCAACTaaagaaatgtaaatgtaaataatctACCATAATCAGTTGTAAGCTTGCCTATAtgcaaaataaagaataataataatgataatgttaACTagagactaagtgcaatttctgctgaAATTGCGTGgcaatgctaatagctgaacgcttatgaagtaaattgaaagataaattatgtgaaaattacaaagtaattATTGTAGTTAaaagataaattaataaaaagaacacttgaacccgggaggcgtgaatattttttaaatttatatggaaaagtgttatctgaaagtaccccctagttatttagatggaaaagttgAACTAAtcatatccaatggaaaaataaagaagaaaaaaaattcactcacTGGCGCCATTAAACTATGATAGTCACATTTATATCCCTTAtcataattgccatggatagatttgcaatgtacagtcggaggtgggatttgaacccgcgaccTGAGACATCCGCTAACGattggaagtgggcgtggaaagtggggcttagaaaatgttcaatgtcagtcccatttgaaaatgaatggggaaaagtttatatttaacgttaaattgtgccaatactgtatgtaatgtggaatcagacgataaataccctggaaggcgtgaatttttgatttaagttgaaatttgaacggtgtaaatcggatgcATTGTGTGGGAGTTAttgcacggcaaaaaagtgaggagaataaaatgctataagTAAGAAAGAATAAAGAATCTCaataacattatatatatatctcattgtgggaatgctgataAAGGAACCTGCAGGTGTACTTCTGAAGAAAGCATATGTACAGATAGTATACCTGCTGTTTCCAGTGTGGACCGGGTCGACCCTTGGTTTTCAGTGGAATGGTAAACTGAAGACACAGTTGGGGTGGGTCCTGTACCTGAGCAGGCAACAGAAAAGagtcattagaaaaaaagaaagaaagaaaagaaaagagtcaTTAGCCAAAgccaattattaattattattattattattaatataccAGAGCAGGTGATCCCGGCATCTTCATGATGGCCACAGTTATGGTTGCTCCAACCAAGATTTGTACATTGAGTGAGTTGCTCTTCACCGCCGATGCAGTTGACGTTGTCCAGAAGAATATGGCCGGTGCCGTAACCAAAGTAGGAGTTGGTGTGAGCCGCAACGACTTGGCCGCAACCCAACTGCCGGCAAACAACCTCGGCCTCCTTCGTGTCCCAGTCGTCATCGCACACCGTCCCCCAGCGTCCCTTATGGTAGATCTCCACCCGGCCCTGGCAGGAGTCCCTTCCATCCACGAGACGTACCGTGCCATCTAAAGATGCACGAAACATATAGGACACAAAGGAattgaaggaaaacaaaaatcaatatgaTCATCTAATAAGTCGCTTTGTCACCTGAAGATAACGTTTTACAAAGACAAAAGGCCAATCAGCTTTAAACGTCTACTGTACAGTAGCTTCCATGAAAGGCGACCTAGGAAGCAAGAGGGACGTCCTGGAACATATGAGTCATGTATGCTTCTCCAGAGATAAAACTGGAAAAACCGGACTTTTTCTAATGCAGCGCAAAAGATTTAAACATAATACATGGCATAGTAACAGTGGACACTAGAGTAGTACCAGTATTAACACAAGTacggatgtttgataccactatTTTTCAGATCAATACCAGTGCAAGTCTCAACTCTTACAGctaatacagtaggagagacagaacgagagcgagacaatttgcgccctcaatttggaaaagaaagtagcgggaaccctgATATaacggtgcggtaacattaaaacatgtgcggcttatagtcaggtgcgccttatagtccaaaaATGACTGTAGTTCTGACAATAGAAAAGCACCAATAGGtgttaaaatatacaatatgtacAATGGAGGAGTACTTGCCTAAGATTGCATTCTTGGGAGGTGGTGTCGTAATATCCCCTGACGCTTTTGCTCCTACCACCAGTAGTTCTAacagcaaaagacaaaaaaaaaaaaaaacacgcaccaTATCAGTTACATATAATTCTTATAGATAAATGATTCTCCAAAAcctgtttaaatactgtactttcaAGTTTTACCTCGACATCTGATAGCCACATCCTCATAGTGGTAACAGTTGTGTACGCCCCAGCCCAGACTGTCACAGTGACCAAGGTTGGGTTCACTCCCCTGGCAGTTCACATTATCCAGCACGATGGGTATCAAGGCTTGTCCGTACTGAGAGGTGCTGCCCATGGCCACAGCCACGCCGCAGTCCAGCTGCTGACACACTACTTGGGCATCCAAAATGTCCCAGTCATCGTCACACACTGTGCCCCAGTAATCATTGTAGTACACTTCCACGCGGCCCTCACACCTGGTAGGCCCATTAGCCAGTCGCACTTTGGACAAAAAGGAAGACAATCTTCATTAGTTCCCTTTTAGagaacatgttttatttatttatgtatttatttgtgccatactagaataaagtgcaattgtACATCCtgacagtaggtggcagtgtgtTGACGTAGTAATTAGCTCATCTGCAGTGGTGTACTTcaactatttatatatttgtggcGGAGACTTGGGGGTAGTTGGAGGTGAGTGGGTAAATATTTTCTCCTTCTTggtgtaggggggggggggtgtaacaaaaaaataaaataaaataaaatagagagaAAAACTGCACTAAAGGGTTTTGCTAGCAATGTATATCCAAAGCGTCCGCTGGCCTGCTTCAACTCTGAGGGTATTGGATTCTAAGTGCTTTTTGTTCTGCTCCATGACATGTATCCAAACTGGGCTATATAGGAGTAAAACAATCTGAATTGCGTCATTTGAACCTAATAAATGCAGTAATATGGGAGGCACTGTGCCAACACGCGACTAACTCGCCTGTAATTTGAGGACAAAATGCCTTCTTGAAAAAGTTTTATTCTTCCCATGGTATGTGTAAACTATaagttactgtatattattcCATGTAAAGTCGTGGTGTGACCTTGTTTGGAAAGCCCAAGGCACTTCCTATAGTCTTTTTTCCTCAACCTAGCAATCAACACTTACTGACTGTATTATATAGTATGGCCTGGAGGTCGACGGTTCCTTCCAGAACATTGCGTGGCAGGTGCATGCAGGTTTAGTCGTGATATCCCGTGCTTACCTTGGTAATACTTCCTCTCTGGGTATTGCAGGTCATTGGCTGAAAAGACAAAAGGCAGGTGGTTGAATCAGAAGAAAGTCACTTttttgtctatatatatatatatatatatatatttttttttttttaagttgccaAGTTAGTTAGTCATACATGGCTGAGCCAACCCCTCCACATGACACCTTGTTCTTTTGATTTCTTGCTTTGTTAATGAAGATGTTTCTCAGTCTGCCAAAAAGACAATGCCCGGAGACTTTTCTTTGGTTTCAACACCTTTCAATGACTTCATAAACAGATCTCTATGCATCACACCCAATCTAGGTCACTTCACAGGCGTCTCCCTTTTGTTGGTTGAGTGAAACTAGTACTGTATTCAGATTTCATAGTTGGAGGGGTAGTCATCTGTTTAGTGCTACATGATTCTTTCTTCATATGCCATAGTTTCCACTTTCTACTTTAGTAAACATCAGAAACCAGAAAGTCATCGAGTTACTTACTAGGTGCATCTCGTCTACTTATTTTGATGTCACCTGAAAACAGAGTACAGAACATTTAGATTGAGATTCAGAAAACTTTGTATATCCCCACGGGGCAACAGACAGTGTACGGTTATTAACTGGTGAAGattcattgttttcttttttcctttcttgtttatttaaaatgcgtacttgattaaaaatttggtttcCCCACTTCAACGTCTAAGATCATCAAACAGATGTAAATATCAGACAAAGATAACTCAAGTTAAcgtaaaatgcagtttttaaatggtgattattatttttttttaaattaagggtaggtggagggggggggctgTTCAGAGCTACATGGCCCTGTGTGAAAAAAGTACAGACTGTCTAtcactaatcttttttttttggggggggcagaGTTAATTTTCTCTGGCCAGTTCACACCCAAGCCCGATTATCTCCAGACCTAAGAAATCGTCTGTCTGACAAAATTAAATCATCCAGAAAGCTGCAAAAAAATGCCCTGGTCCAAAGAAATTGAAGAACATGAGAGATTAAGTGGCACCTTAAAGCCCTTCCTAAAGCTTAGGTCTGCAGCCAACCACAGTGAGTGAGTTTATCCATAAATGGAGGAAACATGGCACAGTAGTGAAGCTTGTTCCCGGGAGTGGCCGGCTCCTCATGGAGGAGGAACCCAGGACAATGTCTAAAGAACTGCACACATACCTCAGGTAAACTAAGTGTTCATGACGCGTGatggtctggggctgctttgctaattCAAGACCTAGACAACTTGCTGTGATTGATGCAATCATGAATTCTGCTCTTTTCCAGAAAATTCTGAAGAACAATTTTCGCCTAAgagtgtgtgaaaaaaaaaactagaatatTTTGGAGAGGCTGTTTACTTGGCTTGTTGttatatatttgcatttgtttgttcTTAAACACAAGTGGGGAAACTGCGAAAAACAACATGAACATTGGAACATCAGAAAGCAACTACCGTACATCAATACGCTATATCGGAAGTTGTAAGTGGCGTAATCGATATTTTCCCTCAACGCAAACACTTCAAAAGCTTACACATACTCACCTAAGCGCAACAGCACAGTGACAGCCACTAAAACAAGAGATCCAAGCAAGGTCGCCAGCAGACAGATAGTCGGGTTCCAGCACTTGCATACGCTCTCCACAACACGCTGTCCTCGCATGGCTGCCTGAATGACCATCCGCCTGCAACACATTGATAGCCTCTTACAAATGAACACACCAACTAATGTATGTCATATAACAAACAGACACTTCTTTGTGGCCTAGTTGTTCCATTGAAGCCTAATTATAGTATTGGATTGTTTCCCCAAATGAGCCTGCAGCAGTAGTAGGTATTGATAATGGTCTGCAGAATGGAGCTTGTAAAAATGGTGGTTGAAAACCAAAGTGCTCCCTGAGGCCATGTGAAATGCAAGGCTGGAGGGGggatggggcggggggggttgCAAACATTTAGCTTAGCTTTTCCCAGTATGAGGAAGGGGAAAGGAAAGGGCAGGTGTCACCTGTGTTGCGGATTTCCGTATTGAAGGAAGGGGGGATTCCCTTGGGACGAAGAATTTTGGGATTCACAGACAATCACTCAGTAATCAGAGGGAGATAGTACAGAATGTGATGAGAGCTCACTGCTCAAATAACGTGTGAATGTTTTCGTGAAAGCAGGGAAAGTGACGAAAAGCGATTGAAACGAAAGGATGCATAAAAAGAGAGAACACAATGGAGAGTTTACCTTTGAACGTCAGGAATTGATTTAGAAATAGAGTGAATGGAAATAGATCATATCTGTTTGGATTTTTTCATATGTCACGACAGAACAGTCCATTTCCCCCCATTAAATGTTTGTCATAATCAAGACATTGCGGCGTGGTGTAGCTCAGCTTTGGGATATTTGTCTTTTCCTTCGTGCATTTCCCCGTAACCTTACACAGGAATGTGTATTAGGGGATGATGAGAGGGAGAATTTGATATTGGCCCCTCGAGATAGTGGACATTCCGGGCCCAGGGGGCACAAAAAGACATTTCTGCTTTCTATGGCCCCCATCGTCAGGCATAAACGCTGCTTCCTGTAATCTTTCACTAAAACGCTTCAGCACCTGATGACACCGCAGGGGTGCCTCTCATCTCCTGGACGAcaggaggagggcgggcgggcTGCGTGTAAGAATCTTAAGCCACTCTTTCGCTCATCTCAGgcatgttttggacaattggAAGGACAAGAGCtgggcgataatttttttttttatctaattttTGCCAGAATAAAGAGAGGGTAGGATGGGGGGGAAGGGATGCCACATGATAcgttttatacatttattattctTTCAAACATGTCCGCCGGAAAGggatttttattcaattatccACTGTCGTGTCATTTTGCTTATACCAACAAACCGTTCACAACTCTGCGACAATTGCTTCAGTAATAAAGAGGAACATTCTCCATTCATAATAGGATATAACATAGATCCATTTGAGAATAATGTTGCCTTTTGTGTCACCTGTGCTTCCCCTCCCTTCTCACTTGTCAGTCCTGAGAGATAGCTGAAAAAGTCTCATCACTGCCAAAATGTATgtatgagttaattaattaagcgtgatatttaaaaactaaaatgcaatGTTTGATTAGTTTCCATTGACTATAGACAACGAATCATTCATCTGTGCtgaataatttaaaacaatagtAAGCATTTTAACTCTACGCCATAAGCAAGTTACcatattatattaaaatgtgCAGTTATATATATGGAAagctacatacagtacattgaaaatgtatttctgtttatttttgcacCATAAAGCAAGTTAGTGTCCAAATGTCCTTGTACTTTTATAAACTTGACAAATTGTGAGGCAAAATCAAATACATACCTGTTATGAGAATATATGATGTCAGCCAAATTttgaatagttaaaaaaaaagaaaaaaagaaaaaaggtccgccggaaaaatatgataaagaatcGCTTTGAGTCCCAATTCCAGGTCTCACAAATTGGACTTTGTCTTAATAATGTCTGTAGAACTTTCAAACCAGCAGCGGTTCGTGTTTTAGGTCTTTCATCTCCTCAGCTCTCTCTGACTATAAATATCTAGCTTCGGTGACAGAGATTATGTAAAACAATAAACAGCACATCATTGTATGTTAGATGTCCAACACCCTGTACCCGCCTACGATTAAAAAGCAGGaggggccaaaaaaaaaaaaacaataacaaagacTGAACGCTAAAGCTTCATTGGTATCCCTGCATCTCCTGTTTCAGATAAAGTTCCCTCATCGTCATCTCCCACTCGCTTCTGTACAATCCCATTGGGAGACTGCAGTTCACATCCTGTGGTGGGTGTGTCTttctttgtgtgcgtgtgtgatggGGTTGGATTCACTCTGGTTTTAATCtgaatttatgatttttttttgtttttaccttacaaaaagatatgtatttttctcattGTATCAAAGATTCAGGTATGTTCATTTTAACAGTGCAACCAAGAAATTCActgtattaaatgtttttgtgctAGGCCCGTGGGCCAGATGACATAATTTTATCACATCTGTTTTTAGGGTCCTCACAATAGAACATATTAGGTAGGggatacattactcaatatatgatgaagaaaatgggactctcagactccgacatttgtctccaatgcttacaaaacactacagacacttatgttcatgctttatggttatgtactccggttatgtatttctggactaaagtcttagaaagactttccgctattttggactgtaggatacctttatctccaaacttgtgtttgctaggtgacctaacaacaactgatttaccacataaacaatttcaatctacacttgtagcccttactatcgcaaaaaaaacaattcttgttaactggaaaaataaacaaactctgaatatcgaccaatggtctaacctcctcataaatcacattttaatggaaaaaatatctgcctcaaataaaaaacaaatatcaaaatttatagaaacatggtctacgtatatagaattttttaacctaattccggttacttaattctgtctgttagcgagagccaccacatcgtgataacttacattgatgtttctgcatttggcaatttattattatattatattattagtatgggattttttttaataggctttaggtgaactgatgaatacacacacgctcgcacgcacgcacgcacacacacacacacacacacacacacgcacatacacatactcacccacatacaaaaaaaaagtatatatatatatatatatatatatatatatatatatatatatatatatatatatatatatatatatatatgtgtgtatatgtatatatatatatatatatatatatatatatatatatatatatatatatatatatatatatatatatatatatgtgtgtatatgtatatatatatatatatatgtatatgtatttaaaaaaaaaaaaaaacatttactaaattttttttaattgatttgttggttttaaaaaaaaaaaaaaaaaaaaggagagcaatgatgatgtcaaatcgaatgaacaatactgagctctaaaaaaaaaaaaaaaaagtaggggaTAAGACTTGTAACTTTGACGTAATTTAGCAGCACACCAAGTCCATCAAACACAATGTAGCTTAACTTCCAGCTATTGGACATCATGGCTAGTGATATGCTTATAGCGGAACGTCAACTGCATAACTCATTCCAAGCGGCATCACGCAAACTCGATATCAGTTCAGTGCAGATTGGTTATTTCAAAATTGATGTGTGGGCTGGAGTAAATGAAtgtgactgccattgacgtcaaaataaattttaactatttctatttaacgt containing:
- the LOC144036433 gene encoding scavenger receptor cysteine-rich domain-containing group B protein isoform X2; protein product: MVIQAAMRGQRVVESVCKCWNPTICLLATLLGSLVLVAVTVLLRLGDIKISRRDAPTNDLQYPERKYYQVRLANGPTRCEGRVEVYYNDYWGTVCDDDWDILDAQVVCQQLDCGVAVAMGSTSQYGQALIPIVLDNVNCQGSEPNLGHCDSLGWGVHNCYHYEDVAIRCRELLVVGAKASGDITTPPPKNAILDGTVRLVDGRDSCQGRVEIYHKGRWGTVCDDDWDTKEAEVVCRQLGCGQVVAAHTNSYFGYGTGHILLDNVNCIGGEEQLTQCTNLGWSNHNCGHHEDAGITCSGPTPTVSSVYHSTENQGSTRSTLETAVTNVDVTATELTTSSRTAAQTKAPMAIRVVNGYDSCQGRIEVQYNSIWGTVCDDGWDMANAVVVCRQLGCGVALDVKSQAYYGYGTGAILLDNVQCTGEETHLSMCTHSGVGQHNCGHHEDAGVICTPVIPFNDFTNTTDETATRNPTTSTPSTEGALRLVDGQHECEGRLEMFFNSGWGTVCDDAWDIPDAKVACRQLGCGEAIAAWGEAHFGQGTGTILLDNLKCDGTEVSLHNCSHIAWDVHNCDHSEDAGVTCSLS
- the LOC144036433 gene encoding scavenger receptor cysteine-rich domain-containing group B protein isoform X1; amino-acid sequence: MVIQAAMRGQRVVESVCKCWNPTICLLATLLGSLVLVAVTVLLRLGDIKISRRDAPTNDLQYPERKYYQVRLANGPTRCEGRVEVYYNDYWGTVCDDDWDILDAQVVCQQLDCGVAVAMGSTSQYGQALIPIVLDNVNCQGSEPNLGHCDSLGWGVHNCYHYEDVAIRCRELLVVGAKASGDITTPPPKNAILDGTVRLVDGRDSCQGRVEIYHKGRWGTVCDDDWDTKEAEVVCRQLGCGQVVAAHTNSYFGYGTGHILLDNVNCIGGEEQLTQCTNLGWSNHNCGHHEDAGITCSGTGPTPTVSSVYHSTENQGSTRSTLETAVTNVDVTATELTTSSRTAAQTKAPMAIRVVNGYDSCQGRIEVQYNSIWGTVCDDGWDMANAVVVCRQLGCGVALDVKSQAYYGYGTGAILLDNVQCTGEETHLSMCTHSGVGQHNCGHHEDAGVICTPVIPFNDFTNTTDETATRNPTTSTPSTEGALRLVDGQHECEGRLEMFFNSGWGTVCDDAWDIPDAKVACRQLGCGEAIAAWGEAHFGQGTGTILLDNLKCDGTEVSLHNCSHIAWDVHNCDHSEDAGVTCSLS